Proteins from a genomic interval of Ciona intestinalis chromosome 9, KH, whole genome shotgun sequence:
- the LOC100176390 gene encoding probable palmitoyltransferase ZDHHC12, whose protein sequence is MFSHSLSRLLLSSPLPATFLIVFFYFVCRHRFRHICSIFYHRMTKCGRYSFNPSIFFTRLVHVAITVGISSILLFKQTVLRTHLDDGHYFVPILYITSACVSLVLYFIVACMDPGFVKRGDPDVEEIKLILDEDDGDDISLYEVKKMNMDEWKDEMEHGGESESTKILGNKKGIEPRVDVSTKCFNLEPHQRCGLCGLQRPVRARHCRECKHCVRKFDHHCPWVTNCVGERNHRWFWCFITLEVIMLCWSISISVSGYQSAPESSNWATQNVILLLIDLLMGILLLVVFALFCIHTYMILNNHTTWETMSRHRISYLKGMSESENPFNLGICRNVYTFFCHIKPFDWTVVYSKARSKMKRMSEFDSDDSEASERDELCEITVNQT, encoded by the exons ATGTTTTCTCATTCGCTGTCACGACTCTTGCTTTCTAGTCCTCTACCCGCCACCTTTTTAATTGTATTCTTCTATTTTGTTTGCAGGCATAGATTTAGGCATATTTGCTCAATATTTTACCACAGAATGACAAAGTGTGGACGTTATTCTTTTAACCCATCAATTTTTTTCACTCGATTAGTCCATGTGGCAATCACTGTAGGAATATCTTCTATTTtgctgtttaaacaaacag TGCTCCGAACACATTTAGATGATGGGCACTACTTTGTTCCTATTTTATACATCACATCAGCATGTGTGTCTCTTGTGTTGTACTTCATTGTAGCGTGTATGGATCCTGGGTTTGTGAAGAGAGGGGACCCTGATGTGGAAGAG ATCAAATTGATCCTCGATGAAGACGACGGCGACGACATCTCGTTATACGAGGTGAAGAAGATGAACATGGATGAGTGGAAGGATGAGATGGAGCATGGGGGGGAGAGTGAGAGCACCAAGATCTTGGGGAACAAGAAGGGAATCGAGCCACGAGTGGATGTTTCAACCAAATGTTTCAACCTTGAACCTCATCAACGATGTGGGTTGTGTGGCTTACAG cgTCCAGTTAGGGCTCGCCACTGCCGTGAATGCAAACATTGTGTGCGAAAGTTTGACCATCATTGTCCATGGGTGACTAACTGTGTGGGTGAGAGGAATCATCGCTGGTTCTggtgttttattactttagaAGTCATCATGTTGTGTTGGAGTATTTCTATATCAGT GTCAGGATACCAATCTGCCCCTGAATCATCCAACTGGGCGACACAAAATGTTATATTGTTGTTGATTGATCTACTTATGGGGATTCTACTACTTGTTGTGTTTGCTCTCTTCTGTATTCACACATACATGATACTTAACAATCATACGACATGGGAGACCATGAGCAGACATAG GATTTCTTATCTCAAGGGAATGTCAGAGTCGGAGAATCCATTCAACCTTGGCATATGTCGTAACGTCTATACCTTTTTCTGCCATATTAAACCATTCGACTGGACAGTGGTTTATTCTAAAGCCCGAAGCAAAATGAAACGAATGAGTGAATTCGACAGCGATGATAGTGAAGCTAGTGAAAGAGATGAACTGTGTGAAataactgtcaatcaaacataa
- the LOC100177926 gene encoding methyl-CpG-binding domain protein 2, with protein sequence MNQAKKKVAVLGLPHGWIREECVRQNGLSRGKCDVYYISPTGKKVRSKPELIRVLGSSVDLTCFDYRLGRFMSEKVKSSRRQKQYDKSGRLDLDTSLPARQTASIFKQSVTKVCNHKVNPMKSEQARGNSKAPQQLFKEKRLTGLSASDIAETVIETLELPKALQAIGPCPTAEELLRRIAIQLHDGNHTIVGQNSTSVLKDPCVLLNTQQPLCKSFMVTEEDIRKQENRVIVARERLEQALKRDDELQRQELLLLA encoded by the coding sequence ATGAACCAAGCAAAGAAGAAAGTTGCAGTTCTTGGTTTACCACATGGGTGGATCCGTGAAGAATGTGTTCGACAAAATGGGTTGTCCCGCGGAAAATGTGATGTGTATTACATCAGCCCTACTGGAAAGAAAGTTCGAAGCAAACCAGAGCTAATCAGGGTGCTTGGAAGTTCGGTTGATCTTACCTGTTTTGATTATCGGCTCGGACGATTTATGTCagaaaaagttaaatcaaGTCGGCGACAAAAACAATATGATAAAAGCGGGCGGTTAGATTTAGACACTTCCCTACCTGCACGTCAAACTGCATCCATCTTCAAACAATCTGTGACCAAAGTATGCAACCATAAAGTTAACCCAATGAAGAGTGAGCAGGCCCGTGGAAACTCTAAAGCTCCGCAGCAattattcaaagaaaaaaGATTAACCGGTCTTAGTGCTTCAGATATCGCAGAAACTGTCATTGAAACATTGGAGCTACCAAAAGCCCTGCAAGCTATAGGGCCGTGCCCAACAGCAGAAGAACTGCTAAGAAGAATTGCGATCCAACTACATGATGGCAACCATACAATAGTTGGGCAGAATTCAACATCTGTGTTGAAGGACCCATGTGTGCTATTAAACACCCAACAGCCACTGTGTAAATCCTTCATGGTGACGGAAGAAGACATAAGAAAGCAGGAGAATCGGGTTATTGTGGCGCGTGAACGACTTGAGCAAGCACTGAAGCGAGATGATGAGTTACAGCGCCAAGAACTATTGCTTCTTGCATAA